The genomic interval GAAATTCATGTATAAAAGGAAGCAACAGCTACTACTTTCAACTTTTTTCCAACTGCGGAGAGCTGTGGCTGAAGACAATTGAATTCTCTTTCcacagtgaagccgggtgatccagcaaacctgaaatggatctggtccaggattgaaaacatttgctaacaaaaagcaaatgacttttaagaaatccatttttgctggataacccagcttcactgataaaattgtatcctctccagccttggaaagctttaataaatcatagcCAATGGAAGAAACTGGGTGCTCAGGGGGGgcccagaagcaacatgttgcattcAGCAACCACTGCAACTGCCTGCACAAAGGGATTCCCAAACACTCTTATTCAGTTAATTGGAAGAAGTTGGGAAAGTGGTTGAGCCATGCAGCAAACCACTGCAGGTCTGGAATTAGCGTAATAGTCCTGTGAAGCCCTGATTAATATATTTTTGCCttgatatttttcataaaaaatgtaaatagtaaaaaaatattaaataaattgcataataaagaggtgaaatgtttttttttaatcagaaatatATTGAAGGCTTTAATACATCATATTTCAAGTGGAGGAATGAACTGATCTGCTGGCGTAGCATTATGTCCTTTGTGTGATAAAAAGGGTAAGAGATCAGGTGAGTGACATGCCCAGAAGGAaacattttgatttctttttggCTTGCACTGTGATCTACTTAAAGGATCACTGATGTTTGTTGTAAATTTAACTAGTCTTTGTTGAACACAGGACTTGATGTAGTGTACAATATCAATCACATACATGTGGCATGTGGCCTGGCCttttctgcaatcatttttttttctatttataaaaaaaaacaaaaaacttttgagtTACTACAGGCTTTTATCCTGAAGCATGCATGAGTAGGTCATTAAATGCATATTATGATAGTGATAtctatactcaaatataaatgaACCCTTAGAAGTTTTTGTAAAAGCTTTCAGAAACATGGTatcataataacaaaaatattaacaatattataataatagtattgataatatattataataacaaaaatattcaaattagAAAAATACAATGAGGGAAAAAATGCTTCTATAATGGATACAATTTGTAATTGATGACCAGTATTTCCTTAGTTCTCAGTTCCTTATTATCAGATAATTTGATTATTTACAGTTAATATCAGTTTAATCTCGTTCATGTATCCAGCTTTGAGTTAACATTGTTACTAAGGTAGATTCACTAAAACAGACGATTCCAATTATAAAATACAGAACAGCTGCCATAACTTCTAGTATATTATTTGTAGATTGGTAAATGAAGCTTGTCTGTTTTATCAACATGGCTCATACTTGTATCTCCAAAATAACATCATTCTTTGGATAAGGAAAGTCATATTTCGATTAACATGAACATTGTAATGTTGAATAATCATATACAGGCTCATTCAGTTAGCAGCTGCAATGAGATATGGCAAACTGCAGAATCTGGTAGGCAGTTGATTGAAAGAATGATTATGGTTGGCTACTATGAGTAGCAGCATTTTTGCCATTCTGTACTATACTTCATAATTCACAAGAGTTTGCATTGTAATACCAGGGCATGATGATAACTACAGGGTGGTGAGACATTTGCCAATCATTGGACTCCAAGGAAGGTATTTCATGGTGAAAGTTTACAAaaatcttttattctttcttgccaATTAAGGGACACAGGAAGTCTTGTAACTTTAGAATGTTCAAAAGCAGTTCAGCTGAGGGCAGGGCATAGCATCCACATCCAAAGTAGCACACTTCCTGCAGACCACAGCTTCTGAAGGAACTGACAGAATTAGGTAAAAAGGAACATTGCCCACTTAAGGAAAGGTTACATCATGAGATCGGGATCATGGAACATGGATAGGTAAGGCAATAGCCATGgtcaaagaaaataatacatgaGAGGGGTGCACAGGGAAAGATATTACTTAAGAGCAGCCTTGGTGCTTCAGAAGTGAAGAGTAAGGTCAGTTTTTCTCCCAAATGTTTGGAGTTCCCAGCAAAGCATCCCAAAACAGTACTGAAGGAAACTGAGCACCAAACTGACACCACAAAGTCACAGAACATGTCTGGAAACAGGGAACTCTGAACATGGATTTTTCACAAAGAATTGCTCAAACAGATGGATCCCTAAAAATAACCAAGTCAACACTAAAGGAAACCAGAGCGACCCTGCCTGTAGTAGCAGAATTTGTGTACTTAGCAACCTTTCCTTACCATCTTTATCTACAGACTTGCCTGAGACCAACAATGCACAAACAAAGGCCACCAAAGGAAACCAACTGGGAAAAACAGACTACCAGAGGACAATTTCCACTGATCTAGAAAATCCCAAGTGAATAGCGAATTACAGATTTTTATCAGAAGCTGGCTGAAATGGGCAAGACACCAAATCAGCTTGTGGATCAACCAGGATAACAGAATGACCATATTCAGATGTCTCCAGCTAGAGTGTGGAACGAAGAAGCTGCCAGTGCTGACAGCAAATTAGTAACATTGCATAATACTGGATCATACTTATAGGAATGACACAGGAGAATGCCTGGTTCCTGTGACTGGTAGGAGAAGGATGTCCGTCTGTATGCAAAGGTTATCTGTAGCCAACTTCTACAGAGGGTGATTCAGAGGAGCTGAAGTCAATGGATCTTTCAGACATTCGTCCCAAGTCAAGAAGACAGGTTTGggctttttaatatattacacaggGACACATTTTCTGCTGCTAATATAATGGCACTACAGTGCCAAAGTAATGACATCACTGGTTAGTAGTGATCACTGGTTCCAAACTTCCGGATGATTAACCTGTACAAGCCACCatgttgttttaaagatttttcagTGTTCCCAACAAAGCAGCCATGAAAAAAACCCTCACCTAGCTGAATGGTaacttttgtttacatttttgctttgcaACAGGTTATGAATGGCAGtgccaatttcttttttcaacagTAGTTtgttcatttttccctaaaataatGTTTCCACCTTATCTGTTAACTACAATGTATTCTGCTGTTTCTGCAGCGAATGTACCTCGAAGAACTTTGGTTATCTTGCTTAGTCTTACCTATGACATGTGCcgaaatttattataaattatattgcaattcaaactgaaaatgtgtgacaATGCAGGTTAACATGTGTTTTGATGTATTTACAttgatttcaatgcaaaacattaGGGGGAACATTTTAAACCACCTGGACAATTCTGCAAAAACACGCTGCTCATCTGCTTGCttctagtttttttattgttctattctctattgtgttgtatatgtgttttttttttttttttactttcagcttCACTCCAAACATGGGAATGCTTCTAATATAGACCCCCTAACCCCAATGAGGAGTGCAATCCTGCACTTTGCTTCAAAACCAGACAGCTCAGTGGACTGCTTCTATTAACTGGTGCTAAAACTACACATATGTTTGTACTACATTAGAATTCACCATAGTACCTTATATTATTTATGGTTGAGTGCTGTTTTACCCGTGCTAAACAGAAacctaaataataatttctgtgcTAGTGTGTCCTTACTAAATTACACTAAGGCCTGACACAAAAAATCCAGCAAATTAACATTAGGgatgaaaatagaaatataaaatactaaatttttttttgcatgtggaaAGCACCCAGTAACTTCAGACTATATAAATCCATATATAAAGATTGTGTCCATACATTACACACTCCAAATGTTCCAtatctattttattaaaactgtcaAATTATTTAAAGGTTTATATAGGTTTATAatcaaagcaacattttattcccatttaaaatacagtacaaaacaaaaactgattcCACCAGTCCTCCAGAAGAAAAGGCAGCAAGTTTACTCACCCTCAATCTGTTTATCGTTTTTAActgaaaatatctttatttcaaaaAGTCTAAAATACTTCAACAGGGCCTTGGTATCTTCAATATTTAAGCTGTACTCCTTTGCTATCCTCTCTACAGTCCATGTTTGAGGAGATTGTTTGTAATAGTTAAGAGCAGTCATAGCCTCAACAATAGAAATTTTTCCCTTTGGAATGCTTTCCACCTCTAAATTCAGAAAAACATTGTTCATTGTCTGCTTTGGAGCTCTGAAATCCTCAGGTTCAGGTGATTGACTTTCATGGTTCGCCTGaatgacccaaaaaaaaaaattatttttatgtaaaaaagtcacatcactaaagcaaacaaaaatcttACAGAAggagtattaataataatactgaacaTGCTCATAGAACGGTCAACATAATTTGTTGTAGTTGTAGCAATGATTCAAAACCTTCTTTATGCATATTATCTTAATTGA from Pyxicephalus adspersus chromosome 4, UCB_Pads_2.0, whole genome shotgun sequence carries:
- the NDUFAF4 gene encoding NADH dehydrogenase [ubiquinone] 1 alpha subcomplex assembly factor 4; translation: MGATLVRAFKNFNVESRAHRLIGKDKPTPAPLHPGTKEAVTELISHHPEIKETIYKKNDDLLIRLKDVYVDSTDPLPEANHESQSPEPEDFRAPKQTMNNVFLNLEVESIPKGKISIVEAMTALNYYKQSPQTWTVERIAKEYSLNIEDTKALLKYFRLFEIKIFSVKNDKQIEGE